The Carassius auratus strain Wakin unplaced genomic scaffold, ASM336829v1 scaf_tig00027462, whole genome shotgun sequence genome contains the following window.
ttatACCTTGGAAATAAGGCTGGGCGATATAGCCCAAAAAACACTATTGTTCAATGTTGTCTTTGACAACACTGCCATCTTGTGGCAGATGCATGTGCTTTTCCATAGTTCAATTTCACATTAATAAAGTGTTGAGTGGCattaagatgatgatgatgaaccaTTTAACAGATGAGTAGCATATATGACTCATTGTCACTAATTCctcatgctatttatttatttatttatttattttttttttttcttcttcttcttcatttaaATATACCTATACATGTCGCCATAGctgtttctaaatatatattactgGAAAATGTTGTAATACAGATGATGATACTACCCAATATCTGTTCCTGACTatataatgcaacatttttaaCACTTCAAATATAAGATGTAACACCAAGCTCATTTCTATTAAACACTATTACTTGCTTAacagtttgggggggggggggggggaatctaAGAATGAGAAAATGTATCTCATGAATGtcttgaataaattaaatgtcttATCGTTAACgtcacaaaaaaattaatcatcatcatttttttaaagaataaaataattaggaaatgtTTGCCTTGTTAACTTCATTACAGTGTATTAAACTATCATAGCATGGTACAATGCATCATTAAACGGATAAAAAAGGGACTGAAGTAAACTGTCTCTACACTAACTTTTTCTGGGATATTGTGTTATTGGTTGAACATAGACCACAGCTGAAGTCAGATATATTATGgaaatttgttaataaagattttttattttttacaataagaactttgattaatcaaaataataataataataggctcaGTATAATAATGtctagaaaattaaattaaaaaaaatcgtaTTTGGCATATAAGCCATCCTAAAAGGTATGGATTTATTGCATCCAAACATTATCAGAGTGATGATTTAATGGAATAAGCTTCTATTAGACAGACTAATTTACTGGCTTGTGAACTGagacaaaaaacaataataataataattcactgtcATGTTGTTCTAAGTGTATAATGAGAGATTTGTAATCCTTTGAAGTGATCTGACGTTGTTTTTCCACTTCATTTGACACTGACAGATGCTGTAGCTGTGCATTGAAAAGATAACAATAGCTTTATTTTTCACAATAACGGATTGTAACTCACTTGTTATTGTCTGCATATATCAACCTGATGTTTTGTTACTCCCATGTATAAAGAACTCTATACATTGTTTTGAACTTTTCTGTCTAGACAGGAAACACTATGACATTAAGTGGAAGATGGGACTTACagttgtttattcatttaaatacacCACAGTATACATCAACACAGCCATTTCCACATACAACAGTAAAGGTAGGTTATCACCAGTCTTTATTGTTCCTGTTCTGCATTGCAGCAGAACATGAGTGTTAGTTCCGCTccgtgaagaagaaaaaaaagagttccAGTGCTGAAAGAAAATCAAGAAAGTAACTTTCTGAACAGTTCTTCCTCTTTACATAAGTGCAATACCAAAAGAAAGACAATCGTTAAAACAAACTCTAAATATGGTCATGTTTCAAATAGTTAAGTTTTAAGAGATTCTGTAAGTGTCTTCGAGGTGAGTAGATTAGTACAGAGTTTAAGAAAGAGACGCTTCGCAGTTTAGAGAGCATTCCACTTGGGCATTATGGGAAATGAGGCTTTAGGTCAAATCCCGGTGATGGAAGGAGATGACCTCATCTATTGTCTTTCTCAGTGACATCAGCTCTTGGAGGCTCCCCTGTTTACTGTACTGGGTGATTTCAAATGGTGTGTTTAATTCTTAAACTGTGGTACAGCAGTAAATACAACATATTCTGTTTACAGGTTACATTTAATATCTACAGTGTGTAATtaatattatcaaataatttCCTAATTGTATTGTTATGGTATATAcctattaatttaataaagcaCCCACCATGTGATCATTTTCGCAGATATTTGCCTTGTAAATCATCATTATGAGCCAACTGACAACATGTCAGTCATACGTTCTAGTCTTTTTGATGACATCATCAATCTGTGACATCATTGTCTGCTGGTGCTGTGCACACTAAAGGGCCATTCACATAGAACACATTTTTACATACAACTGTGCTGCTTTCCCATTCCCGTTCTTTGTAAATATGCACTACATCTCACGTCTTTTGCAGCATCTCACACATGACACAGCATTCTAAATATACATGCTCAAGTTAAAAGATATTCAACTTTTAAATGCCActctaaaccttttttttttttttattattccactGCCCTGCGTCTTGTATtttcaaacacaaaaatacactTGTACATTATTGTGCTATGTGTTGCGCTAGATGGTGCATTTTGTGTCTTTTGCAGTGTCTTGTGCATGAGAGCCATGTTTTTAAAAGGCTGTGTCATGTTAAGTGCAACTTAAATGTCTCGTGAACTggctttctaaaaaaataaagtgtgtaaGCTAAAAGAAGATTATCTTCCTTGAGTCTTCTGTAGCGTTCTGTTCaacacagcattttaaaaatgcagtgcTAAAATaagatatgcttttaaaaaaaaaaacatctctagaCCAATCTTTTTTATATTCAATTACCTCGTgtctaacatttttaaatgcagaaatgcatTCGGTGTGAATGGCCCCTTTTTGTTCTCCGGATGTTCCTGGTTGCAAAAATAAATGCTGGTCACCGTTAATCATGACTTTGCGTATTTGCTACTTCACAAAAGGCTCATACCGCAGGGACAATTTCTTTTACTGGGACCGGATCATAAACCAGCTTTTACACTACATCGCACAGAACCTTTCCTGGTTAATGCAGCAGCAGCCTATTGACACAATATGCATCTCAAGGGAATATGAATCACTTTAAATGGGAAAATAAATCATCCTTCCACCTTCTATCTGATGGATCTGTGTTGGTTTATGAACAAGGAATGGTACACGGGGAGCTGCACAATTCATGATACAACAGCTAGATGCATTTCATGGTCATTAAAAGGCCAGACAGGTCCTTTCTCTTCAGTAGCCACCTCACACAggtatacatacatttacattcaaaattgcacacacacacacacacaacaagcacCTGTATGCATACTCACACAAGGACGCATGCATGTAGTCAGGCACATTAGAATATACATTTAACACAGATTAGTTGTGATGCTCAGACTGTTCTTGTAGATAAAGTGCTGAACTTCGAATAGAAAATTCCACATATGCACAGAACACACAAAGGCATTCATACCAGGGCATAGTTATAGCCCTTGTGTACAAAAGGAACATTTTCATGACAAACGGAGACATCATAGCTGTAATGGACATAATTCATTCTTTCTCAAAAGCCACTTTGgctgggatagttcacccaaaaatgaatattctgccattatttataaaaatatatatattttttattaaatttaaaggaAGGAATCAAAAGTTGTTTTTGAACCCCAGTGACTTTCATAATATGGGCAACAGTTGAAGCACTCTTCAAAATATCATtgagatttggaacaacatgaaagaaACTAAATGATgggttttcatttttgaatgaactcaCCCTTTAAAATGTTCCAAACAAAGAGTGTtgacttttttaataaatctgaagCATAAAGATGAGCAGAACACGCTcatcttttcattttttgtgCTAAATTATGAATCAGCCAGGGCTGCATCTGATACTGCAATCCAGTGGCATCACATCCTACTGTACTTTTCACAACATCGGGTAATTTAGCGCTCTTCACATGTCATACTTTAGGAAAGTGTGCACTGGCAGTGAAAAACAAATAGACTGCAATTCGCAGGTAAAACATGGCACTTGATGGGTCGGACACTCTGTAAGGCAAGTCAGAAGTCAATTTGACAATAATTTGCATTGGTTTATGAGTTAATAGTAGCCAAAACAGAAATTTGGTGTCTAAAAAGCACTTCTAAGGGGTAAATTTGATCtgattaatggaaaaaaaaatatatatatatatatatatcagtcacCTCTCAGTAAGGTATTGCTTATGAATTTCATTCATGATTTAAGAGTTCATCTGAGCTCCACATTTTGCTAATTGCACTGGTCTAATGGCATgggaactttatttattttatttatctaccTTATTTTACTTATTGTGTGTCCTGTAATTCAAACCGTAGCACATggtgctagcaacaccaaggtcatgggtttgattcccaggaacaCATGAAAAAAGTGTATTTGGTGTATTGAATGCAATATATGTCTGGCAAATGTGTAAACACCATGTGAGTAACACTGCACCAAAATGAAGTTGGATTTAGAGGCACAATGCAGGTATGAACATCTCCAGTGATCCAGTCTACCTAAACTATCCTGTATACAAACTAACCTGTAAGCAAACATGCTGACATCCCTTTACAGATCTCATGTAAACCTGGTTAAATAGGTTGTAATGGCACCTTTCAGCGGGCAGTCCATTCTTTAAATGTAATGTGGTTTTAAGCATGTCACCAGTTTGGTAAACAGAAAGCGGTTGGTTCAAAATGTATTGGCAAgccacaaaaaaacaattaacaacaatataacatacactgaaaaaaaagaagggcCTTCATTGTTAGTTGCTTCAGTTGTTGTAGACCAGTTCAATCCTTCCTACATGTGCAAGCAAGTGTCCCTGCCTTGATATCTACTCCTGCTTCTCTTCGAGATACACCTTCACCCGTTTGCGCACATAGAATGCAGTGAGTGCGCTGCAACATGCTGTGAAGATAAAAAGAGCCACTGCATCGTGAGCCAAGTCTCCATGGAGACTTTCATAGAAAGATCTCCTCTCGCTGTAATCCAGTCGCACTGCTTCAATCTGCACTAGAGTGCAGAGCACAAGGAACACATGGAAGATCTGATGGCCCTGCCCGATGAAGTCACAACATCCCGGGAACCAGCGCTCAGGATGGGGGTATGAGAAGAAGTAGGCGCTGATCAAAAAGAAGAGGACCTGGTAGCAGTGGTACACCACCGCCTGGTCGGCACAGCCTTGTTCAGAGCTGTAGCATTTATAGATGCGATGGAACACTGGGCTGATGTCTAAACAGTAGGCCAGGCCCGAGGGAACCACTTGGAATAGCTTGTGAACGAATCTGGGCAAGTTCGGGCTGGCGTATTTGCCGTAGCAGCAGCCCGTACAGGAGAGCCAGGCCAGGAAGGCTGCGGCTGGCAAGAAAAAGCTTCGCACTTGAGCGTGCCATTCTTCTGCGATGACGTAATAGAAGTGGGCCAGGGCGCTGCCATACTGGTATACGGCTACGCCAACGTAGTCCAAAAAATAAAAGGTGTAGTGGGAAAGCTCAGACTTGGCTGAGAGCAAGTGGGCAAGCGCACTGCAGCCCAGGTAGGTGAACGCGGCTAGGAGCAGAATGAACATCGGCTGGGCGTGTGGGTCCCGCAGGAAGTCCACAGTTTCAGACAGCTCCTGAAACTTGACTAAAATAATGAGGGAGGCCAGCAGGTGTGTCCACACATTTACAGACTCATTATGCCTCTGGAACAGGGTGAGGAAGTAGTAGCGCCAGTTCTGGTCGGGCGGCCTGTAGCCCGTGACTATGTGCGACTCACGGAAAACCCACGGCACATCGCTCACCATCACAGTACAGGGCAGTTTAGGGAAGGCTGACTCCAGGAAACGGGGGATCTGGCGAAGCTGCTGTGCGTTGATGAACAGCCTCCCAATCTGCTCCATCACAACCGTCGCCATGGTGAGGACTAATTAAGCGGCAGTCTTCTGTGAAATCTGTTTGGCAAAAGTATTCAACAGATATAGTATCCttgcatttgtaaatttgttCACATGggaaacacaatatatatatatatatataatggttttcaaatattttaggTAATCATGGTTTTAAACAtcaagaaagtaatttttttaaagtatgcacTGAGTCAagggtaaaatgttttttttttttttgaagacaaATTAAAAAGTTACCAAGGAATTTCAATGTTAATTTCTATGTTGAAACCTGTAAGTTTTAATACAAATCAACTCCTGGGACATGAAAGTGCCAGAAGTTGCAGAAtccttatatttttaaatgttttaaatggtgcattttaaagagcaggtcatatgggtttaaaaaaaatatctcttttgcaGTTTATAACGTAGCTATccttaaatttaaaaaatctgcaaagtttttaatcaaaaaagtgcatgatacataaagatattgtctctcaaaagagagTCGACTCAGAGTCGCCTTAACGAGTCGTCATACTTTTGAATCTTTTGCCTGTTACTGGTATACGTCACTGGATAACATATTTGCATAATCCCGCCTGCCCGCAAAATAGGAACACTCTGACCTGCCCACAAACACTTCTGCTAGTAACGTTAAGTGTGTTTACCTCATGTTGAGAAGATGCTGTGTTCAAGGATACCACAGAAATAAGATTCAAACCTTTTGTTGTGCTCGTCATTTTAACGAGGACCACTTCTATAATCTGTCTTTTTATcctctttttttatcttattttatttggaCTAACAAGCATCTCCGAACCACAACCTGTATGTACAATTGATAcgttatttgtacattttcaattAAGTGCTCAATATTAAGTGCTTATATATGATGTATACCTAGTGCAGTTTTAGGTGTCCAGGTAAAGCACGATATTACTGTCTTAATGAAGTAGTTCTCATAATTCGCAATGAACCTAAGAATTTGTCGATTAATGTAGACGGAGGTTGTTCTAATTACGTCGTAAAGAATGTAGTGTAGCACACAGACTTTATAATCATTGTGAAATCGCTGTATATTTTGCTacgccggtgtcctgacattttatcctacccgtcagattttcctacccgggtttactgcacATGTGCAGATTAATATCGCGTCCTTTTACTCATGCtaaaaatgatatttaatgtatctgcataaCTGTAacggtaggtttagggttgggggaggtgtagactttaataaaaacacaatctaattggtagaaaataatatttagggAGAGACGAGGTAGTTAATGTAGTTATAAATAAGGCTGGTGCTCTTGTGATACTGTTCTGCGTTTTGTTTAAAAGATAAGATAGAATGTCTTTTTCTGTCCTTCTTCAAACATTACAGTAACTGTTAAAACATATTTTGGTTTACAAACTGTATTGTTTCATCAGTTAGTCACGTTAGCACTCAGCTAACATTTCCACCattattgtttttacagttttagcAGCTAAATTTTAGCTGTTGGCACAATTTGCTTGCataagtgtttttgtattttatttaattattataagaaAGGATTGGGACACTGTTTTATGTAAAGGTGCTTTATCAATGGTAGCTGGGTAACTGGCTCAAGGATTCCTCTCTGTGTCAATCACAACAAACgtggccagctgaccaatcagagcagagtaggctttTGGATGGGAGGGGTTTGCTCCGAACATGCTTGGAATTAATCGTTTCGAAATCATTGACAAATGACTCTAGTATGAAtgtatattctgagaaaattacaatgttttctgattTTAGAttgcatttaaacctgttgtatgGGTCTACAACActattaggacactttaaaataccatatgactTGCTTTTTAAAATCGTGGTCTAGTTTTTATCGGCTTATTTCCATTCTTTATGAATGCATGCAAATGACGCCACAATCTAAGCGATATATGCAAATTGATACGTGTTCAAATAGAAGCATCATGAAAACCttattttgtgagaaaaaaaaaactgttatggaTTTAAAGGTATTGCACAGACTAAAAACTGGTTTATCCTGAAATTAAGGTAAGTTGACGTTAACTGTATGTAAAACGGGGCGTTTCTTTTTGGACATCACCGCTTACGTAACATCAGATCTATGCGTAGAGCTCGAGCACATTAATTAATAAGGATAAATCTGATTAAACTAAAATCATCGTTCATAATGTCTGAAATACAAATGGACTGCATCTCTTAAAACGAAGAGATTTGGGGGGAGGCTGTAGATATAATTTTAGTGATGACATCCCAAAAGACAGACGCTTCACACACCCTAAAGCTTCTTTCGTACAGTCTATGGTAAAATCCAGAAAAAGAAACGTAACACCCCGGAAGCTCAACAATGAACTGTCTTGAGTAAATTCAATGTCTTAAAGATAAAAGCACTTCAAAACGTTTTCTTCCTTGTCTCCTGTACTGTACACGTTTTAACAAATGTCGATAAGCTATCTTGGGTTCTCTCATCGTACGCACTACATTTACACtacataacattttgaaaatgttatctAAAAGCATATGATATACAGTGCATATAGGCATTTGATTTTTTAGCTTTCATCTTGCCTTAAACCTACTATCGGTAACGTAAATTAAATGATTTACCTTTTAAGAGGACAATCCCCTCAGTCAGTGAACGGCATTTAACCGCGCCTTCACATTCGTCTTGAGGAAACGTAATTAAACAAAGAAACTTTAATTTACAGAAGAAAATATTACGTGAAAATTGTTGAGCGGGAGAGGGTCCTGTCAGCTCCCTGCAGTAGCGCTGTCAAATGGCCGTAATCTAAAGATGCCTGATGGGCAGGACAACTGTCCAATCAGACAAGCCAAAGACCATTGTCCCCGCCTCCGTCAAGAGTAACTCGCCAATAGGAAACAATCTTATAGGTGGCAACACCCTCTAAAATGTATGTGCTGTGAAATGTGAAACCAACCTCTTCTTATTAATACCGCCTACATGCCCTCTTTAATAAAGGACGAAGTTAAGAGCCAGTGTGATATAACACAGACAGGATACATATAAAAAGCATTTCAATTAATTGTATAGGCAATTTAAATGTACTCATTGTTTAATATGTTTACAATGTGAGTGTACTCTTGTTAATTTATTATGCTAAGATATGTGACAGCTTATTTCATCACCCACAACTCAGGCACTCTGCTGACACTGTGTCCTTGTCAAACTCGATGTTAACAGTGGAAACAAAGGTCCATGTTGTGAATTACGACACAGGAAAATATAACCTCATCAGACAAgtaattcaaaaaataataattcccaaGCACTTTGCAGTCTTGTGTACCAAATTAAAGTTGTCAATGACAAAACATTTCAAGAATTCCTGTTGTACTTGTCCTTTtagtgttaaatgtaattattttcatattcatagGCTTCTCCATCAATAATACTCTGAGTGATTGGATGATTCAGACGCAGTCATAAATAACAATGTGTGGGTGCTTTGAAggtcattttgatatttgaactTTTTTGCTCCTTCCTACAACACAGACAatcaaattgttttcatttttattttattcaattaaaaaaacatttatttacacaaacaTATTACTGGACATGATCAATTTTTGGATGCATGTAATTGCTTCTACTAAGGGAGTTCAGAATTTGGAAAtaagatataatttatttatttttagaaaagatTGATGCACTATTTCTGAACACATAATAATGTGGCAGCATGTGGACAACAAGCCATTCATCACTGCAAAGCTGTTTACAACTAACATACATTTCATGCATCTAAACTGTTTTGGCAACAAAGGATAAATCAATAATGTCATCGTGTCaacaataggattttttttttttggtttgtttgtttgtttttttgtgctgaaAATAATCAGACACTTTTTTCGAAAAAGCCTTGTCTAATACCTGTTCGACAAACTCAAAACCACTAGATGCCAGTATAGTTCAAATACATTCTCAAAGCAacagattttataatttttttaacacattaacCTTTGCAAGTACTTATtggaatgcattttcttttttattagtgCATATTGATTATGAATTACTATAAAAGTATTATCTAGTAAAGGAAAGGTGTGTGGATACTGAAATGTTTAGTTTTCACACTAGGAATCTCATGCAGACTATAAAGAGTACATCAAAAAGTGTCCAAAAGAACTCATTATTGTTCTGgcaaaaataatttcataatagaATACAGAAACTGCCATTTATATTCATAGTGTACCGATTTAAGAAGTTATTTTACTCCACATTACAATCTGGCTGACTGACAGATCAACAAAGAGGCAGTGGCAAAACTGGTACAATAACAAACAACTGTAAAACTTTAATAAGCTCATAGGATGGCAAGTACTGACATACAAGGGAACAGGTGGACTTGCACAATGCAGTATACCAAGTATATAATAGACCTAAGCATAAAACAGCCATGCTTCCCTATCAGCAAAACCACTGCTCATTTAAACGTTATAGAGCTGCAACTGGACAAATCTACAGGTTAGTTGGGATGATAAAGACAGAACTGAATACACAAACTGATGAAATGTTGTGCACCAGCTTTTCCCAAAACCCCTTAATAAAAAAAGTGGCAAAGTACATGGATCCAAACACGGAAAACTGGCCAATTTAATGGAACAAAAAAATCTTTGGATACATTAAAAAGCCCAAAACTATACCctaaatgaaaaggaaaatgaGAGCGAAAACTTAGTTTCACCCTCTGCCCCatcttttgtttctttgttctttCGTACCTCTTCGAGCTTCTTGtcctaaaataaagaaaaatacatcCATTAACATAATGGAAATTCAACAGAACTGAAACTTTACAAAGTAACATATAATGCATATGCATTGATCCATTCACAGACCTTCTCTTTGAACTTCTCATCAGTGCTGCCAATGCGTGCTGTGCGGTTTTCTTTGTTGGCTTCCATTTTCTGGTTTTAGTTTCTCCCTCTGCCATCTTGCTAAAGTTGTTGTTCTCCTCCATTGCTTTTCTGAAGGACTTCCTTCTCGTGCTCTCGTTTCTCAGCTAAGTGCTTCAGGACCTCTGCCTCATGGTTCTAATATGAGAAGGTAAACAAACGAGGAACAGAAAGCACAATCACTAATGCAACAGATCCTTAAATGACCACTTACCTGCGTCTTTCCTCTGCCGCCTCCAGTTTTTTTCTGGATCTCGTCCAGAGATACTCCTTCTTCTTGGGGGTGGAAAGTGGGAATTCTCCCTTGGCATCTGGAGCCGTAGGACTCAGGATGACTTCAAACGCCTGTCCTGAGGCACGCTTGTCCAGTTCCTTAACCTGAATGTCTGCGAACGATACGCCATTGCATTTAATTACACATGCTTGACTTCCATTGCAGAATGATTTAAGTTTAAATGACCTTTAAAAGTTGAAGCATATTGATTTCGATATTGGAGCTTAGCTGCTCATATTTTCACATCTTACCTCCAGAGGACGCCATTGCACTTCCAACCTCAACGGTTTCACACACCTGCCAAAttaatgcatataataatataaaaatggaaatgttttgctACTAACGCTGATGCAAATCTTTTCTCTTAACTATCTGTCCCTCCCCACAAACTGAAAACATATTGTGGTTTAAATACAAGAAATAATACATATAcctaataaatatctaaataataactaaaatacacTACTCAAAGGAGTGGTTTCGCCACAATAGACATGCATAATAAGTGGATGAAATTATGGGAAGGAAACAAGCTGGAATACATAAGGTCAAACAAAGAAACAAGTCTATTAAATAGCAATATATCCATT
Protein-coding sequences here:
- the LOC113079222 gene encoding membrane progestin receptor alpha-B yields the protein MATVVMEQIGRLFINAQQLRQIPRFLESAFPKLPCTVMVSDVPWVFRESHIVTGYRPPDQNWRYYFLTLFQRHNESVNVWTHLLASLIILVKFQELSETVDFLRDPHAQPMFILLLAAFTYLGCSALAHLLSAKSELSHYTFYFLDYVGVAVYQYGSALAHFYYVIAEEWHAQVRSFFLPAAAFLAWLSCTGCCYGKYASPNLPRFVHKLFQVVPSGLAYCLDISPVFHRIYKCYSSEQGCADQAVVYHCYQVLFFLISAYFFSYPHPERWFPGCCDFIGQGHQIFHVFLVLCTLVQIEAVRLDYSERRSFYESLHGDLAHDAVALFIFTACCSALTAFYVRKRVKVYLEEKQE